CTAATGAGTTTATTGGTAATACTGATATAacttatgtttttgttttaattttagaGCATagctttttgttgtgtttgtaatATTCTTTTGGCTGTTCGATTTTTGATTCGACTGATCAGGCGACCGATCTGATCGAGCTTCCCACATCCAAACTTACTTTCTGAAAATAGCCAATCGGTGTGTTTTCGGATGGTGTTAGCTAGATCATAATAACAAGTCCTCATTCGCCATTTCACTGAAAAAcgattcattttccttttctgggATGAAAGATACATCAACTGCTTAATCTCGATATAGGttgctaaacacaaaacattgaATCATTTACAATTGGCGTTCGCGGCCTAATCATCCGTTGTCACGTGAATTACAGCGTTCGGATGAATCTTGAGTTCGAGCAGCGTCTGCTGCGGATCCAGCGACGCCAGGTCAGCCTTGATCGCCTGACAAAAGAACCGCACATCCGTAGTATCGGTGGCGCGATCGGAGAAATGACGCTTGTACCTTTGCAACAGCTTCGCCATTGCGTGTTGCAGTGTTCGAGAGCTACGGAAGAACAGCCGCTCCGTCACGTTGCCCGGCATTTTCAGCATAATACGCGTCTTTTGATCCGGCGCCAGACTCGATTCTGAATCGGAACTCAGGATGGCCACCGATGAGCATTGTGCGCTTGTGGGAGTTACTGCGTCGTCGGTATAATCCGTACCATTTCCGGTCCTTTCTGGAGGTGGTTCGGTGGCAGCGGGATGTGATATTTGGGCCGGTACCGCATCAATGATGGGAAGCGATTCGGATACtttggatgctgatgctgctgctgctggtacgatCACTTCCTCACAAtcatcactgtcactgtccgTGATTTCCTGAAAttcgtcctcatcctcatcgacAGCTGACCACGGGTTCGTCTTTACACTATCTTTCCGCTGCATCGCGTCCCCTGTGGACTGTTGCTTACTGGTactcgtgctggtggtgctgctagaAGCTTTTGgtccaccgaaaccgagctTCGGCCCGTTCGTTGATGTCGAAGGACCGGCCGCCACGCTGAGCTCGATATTAACGTTAATCTCTTTGCCTTGCGGTGATTTGTGTTCCACGAGAAACTCTTTCAAGGCCTCCAAGAATCGGGCCGGCGTGAGATCGGCGGTCGAGAAGTTTTGCACCTCTTCGCCCGTCCGTGGGTCAATCATGGCAATGTACGGTTCCGAGCGGACCTTGTAGAATGTCTTAAACTTGGCTCCATCGTTCGTCTTGTTCGATTGCTGCCAAAAGACCAGATTCCGGCGCATAAACTCTTTGAGTCGCGCATCGGACCACAGATCGCGGTTAAGCATCTGGCAGCAAAAGTTCAGATCATCCTGCAAGTTAACCAGCAACCAACGATCCAACGAGCGACCGTGACGTTGTGCGAGATCGAATCCACCGGAGAAGAGAATCTCGAACGGAGGCATAAACAGGGCCTCGAGTCGCGTAATCTTTTTAGCAGACGGGCCTTCACCCTCGAGCAGCATCTGCTCCTGAATCCGACCTTCCAGTTCAAAGTTGCGAAACGGAACCTCCGTTATGACGGCCCTCCGTTTGCCGATCCGTGCCCGATTCGTTTCTATCTGTGGCAGCAAAATCTCCGTCTTCCTCGGTATCGGAGCAcgaacgttgtcgtcgtcgtgcaggaAAGCCGAAGCGGCAGAACCGGATCCCGCAGCCGCTCCCGACGGTCCGGAACTGCTGCTATCAtcatcgatgacgacggccGGCTCCGGATTCAAGATGCCCTCGGGGTTTTCGAAGAACGCATTTATGGCCCCCTCCAGATTACCGTTGTACGCCGCCAGCAAGTTTGTGGCTTGTTCCTCCTTCAAGCCGGTGATTTCACTGAGCGATTTCACGTTATCCTCGGCCATCTGCAAACAAGAAATCCTCAATCAAATTTTCCGTGAACGGATGATTCGTGTTTGGCTGCTGGTTACTTGCCTTAATAAAATCGCACAAAAAGAACCGCGTTCCGACTGAGAGAACACCAGCGAACGACGCGGTTCGGACGCGCGGAGATGGAAAAATGCGAGGCACAATTTCGCTCTCTGCCAAGCCGCCCTTGAGAATACTGCTGGGTTTGGTGTGCGCGTTGTTCACTTATCTTTcgatttttaacattttcggCACGATACTTGCACGATTTCCACGAATATTTTCACATTTA
The sequence above is a segment of the Anopheles darlingi chromosome 2, idAnoDarlMG_H_01, whole genome shotgun sequence genome. Coding sequences within it:
- the LOC125949694 gene encoding UBX domain-containing protein 7, producing MAEDNVKSLSEITGLKEEQATNLLAAYNGNLEGAINAFFENPEGILNPEPAVVIDDDSSSSGPSGAAAGSGSAASAFLHDDDNVRAPIPRKTEILLPQIETNRARIGKRRAVITEVPFRNFELEGRIQEQMLLEGEGPSAKKITRLEALFMPPFEILFSGGFDLAQRHGRSLDRWLLVNLQDDLNFCCQMLNRDLWSDARLKEFMRRNLVFWQQSNKTNDGAKFKTFYKVRSEPYIAMIDPRTGEEVQNFSTADLTPARFLEALKEFLVEHKSPQGKEINVNIELSVAAGPSTSTNGPKLGFGGPKASSSTTSTSTSKQQSTGDAMQRKDSVKTNPWSAVDEDEDEFQEITDSDSDDCEEVIVPAAAASASKVSESLPIIDAVPAQISHPAATEPPPERTGNGTDYTDDAVTPTSAQCSSVAILSSDSESSLAPDQKTRIMLKMPGNVTERLFFRSSRTLQHAMAKLLQRYKRHFSDRATDTTDVRFFCQAIKADLASLDPQQTLLELKIHPNAVIHVTTDD